Proteins encoded together in one Astatotilapia calliptera chromosome 7, fAstCal1.2, whole genome shotgun sequence window:
- the LOC113025213 gene encoding protein SET-like has translation MSASSAKVSRKENSNHDGADETSEKEQQEAIEHIDEVQNEIDRLNEQASEEILKVEQKYNKLRQPFFQKRSEIIAKIPNFWVTTFVNHPQVSALLGEEDEEALHYLSRVEVTEFEDIKSGYRIDFYFDENPYFENKALSKEFNVNESGDPVSKSSEIKWKAGKDLTKRTGQTPNKAGKKRQHEEPESFFTWFTDHSDAGADELGEVIKDDIWPNPLQYYLVPDMEDEEGDGDDDDEEEEGLEDIDEGEEEEGEDEDEDGDGEDGEDDGEDD, from the exons ATGTCGGCCTCATCGGCAAAAGTCAGTAGGAAGGAGAATTCAAATCACGACGGAGCGGACGAGACCTCTG AAAAAGAGCAGCAGGAAGCAATTGAGCACATTGATGAAGTACAGAATGAAATTGACAG ACTGAATGAACAGGCTAGTGAAGAAATTTTAAAAGTAGAGCAGAAGTACAATAAATTACGCCAGCCATTCTTTCAGAAGCGATCAGAAATCATAGCCAAAATCCCCAACTTCTGGGTCACAACGTTCGTCAACCATCCACAAG TTTCAGCTCTTCTGGGAGAGGAGGACGAGGAAGCACTTCATTACTTGTCAAGGGTGGAGGTCACGGAGTTTGAGGACATAAAGTCTGGATATAGAATAGATTTT TATTTTGACGAGAATCCGTACTTCGAGAACAAAGCCCTCTCCAAAGAGTTTAATGTAAACGAGAGCGGCGACCCGGTTTCCAAATCATCTGAAATCAAATGGAAAGCTGGAaag GACCTGACAAAACGTACGGGTCAGACGCCAAACAAAGCTGGGAAGAAAAGGCAGCATGAGGAGCCAGAGAGCTTCTTCACCTGGTTTACTGACCACTCGGATGCAGGGGCTGATGAACTGGGAGAAGTGATCAAGGATGACATTTGGCCAAACCCACTGCAGTACTACCTG GTCCCAGACATGGAGGATGAGGAAGGCGAtggcgatgatgatgatgaagaagaagagggacTGGAAGATATTGATGAaggggaggaagaagagggtgaagatgaagatgaggacGGTGATGGGGAAGATGGAGAG GATGACGGCGAAGATGATTAA
- the dync2i2 gene encoding cytoplasmic dynein 2 intermediate chain 2, producing MFADEALDTVSVQSLWRKSHEAAQESKGCQTQMFRSAESEVQVISTTISSTQTELQEQATEQLIQQNQDEPEPPGLKDFLQQVEDMVVRELVKNVRSHAFDGFQASWEDHSQRVLLIHSLQHPGAKEKGLHVTSVSWSCTGSVIACAYGRIDNGDWSNEKSCVCTWNLDRRGLHHSQADLVIDVPTAVTALCCHPNQPSLIAGGLYSGEVVIWDTSRTQDSVVAQTGLSADSHRDPVYQVSWVPLQKKGEFGVLSACSGGRVLLWTVGFEQGSFVQKAAYAVLQQQVPHSSSRFKARSNSTVGITSMALSPWDSDTFLVGSEGGLLLRCSFSSQTLAATAFEGQNATLRAPAVFSFRPRSGPVHSIHCSPFHRNLFVSGSTDGLVHLHSLLQASPLLSLRVSDSYIFQVQWSPTRPLVFAAATGKGEVQMFDLSHRSLRAAATIEQGDADQAATCLAFNCQKPHLLAVGKTDGTVNIWQLSADLMEQSPREISQLEKIANQVAE from the exons ATGTTCGCAGACGAAGCCCTGGACACGGTGAGTGTCCAGTCACTGTGGAGGAAGTCTCACGAGGCGGCGCAGGAGTCG AAAGGATGTCAGACTCAGATGTTTCGCAGTGCTGAGTCAGAGGTCCAGGTCATTTCCACTACCATTAGCTCTACTCAGACAGAGCTACAGGAGCAGGCCACAGAGCAGCTCATCCAGCAAAACCAAGATGAACCAGAGCCGCCTGGCTTGAAGGACTTCCTACAGCAGGTTGAAGACATGGTCGTCAGAGAGTTAGTGAAAAATGTCAGGAGCCATGCCTTTGACGGGTTTCAGGCAAGCTGGGAAGACCACAGTCAGCGG GTCTTACTCATCCATTCCCTTCAACATCCCGGCGCTAAAGAGAAAGGCCTGCATGTCACTAGTGTTTCGTGGAGTTGTACTGGCTCAGTCATTGCCTGTGCCTATGGTCG GATTGACAATGGAGACTGGAGCAATGAGAAGTCATGTGTTTGCACCTGGAACCTGGACCGTCGAGGCCTGCATCACAGTCAGGCGGACCTGGTCATAGATGTTCCTACTGCAGTCACAGCTTTGTGCTGTCATCCCAACCAGCCTTCCCTCATCGCAG GGGGTCTGTACAGTGGAGAAGTGGTGATTTGGGACACCAGTCGGACTCAAGACTCTGTAGTGGCTCAAACTGGGTTGTCTGCAGACAGCCACAGAGACCCTGTTTACCAG GTTTCCTGGGTGCCTCTGCAGAAGAAGGGAGAGTTCGGGGTGCTCAGTGCCTGCTCGGGAGGAAGAGTGCTGCTGTGGACGGTTGGTTTTGAGCAAGGCAGTTTTGTCCAGAAAGCCGCCTATGCCGTGCTACAACAGCAGGTTCCCCACAGCAGCAGCCGTTTCAAG GCCCGCAGCAACAGCACTGTAGGTATCACGTCAATGGCTCTGTCCCCATGGGATTCTGACACCTTCCTCGTGGGGTCTGAGGGAGGCCTGCTGCTCAGATGCTCCTTCTCTTCTCAAACACTAGCTGCAACAGCCTTTGAGGGCCAGAATGCAACACTAAGAGCCCCGGCAGTCTTCTCATTTAGGCCCCGCAGCGGCCCTGTCCATTCCATACACTGCTCCCCCTTCCACAG GAATCTGTTTGTGAGTGGATCAACTGATGGTCTGGTCCACCTTCACTCGCTGCTGCAGGCCAGCCCACTGCTCTCTCTCAGAGTTTCAGACTCTTACATTTTTCAGGTGCAGTGGTCGCCAACCAGGCCACTGGTTTTTGCTGCAGCCACTGGAAAAG GTGAGGTGCAGATGTTCGACCTGAGCCACAGGTCACTGAGAGCAGCAGCTACAATTGAGCAGGGAGATGCGGACCAAGCTGCAACTTGTTTGGCCTTCAACTGTCAGAAACCTCACCTCTTGGCGGTTGGAAAAACCGATGGGACAGTCAACATTTGGCAGCTGAGTGCCGATTTGATGGAGCAGAGCCCCAGAGAGATCAGCCAGTTGGAGAAAATAGCCAATCAAGTGGCAGAGTGA